The region GTCCTCCTGGCGGGGCTCAATGCCGTGGAGCGGCGTACCGGCACCACGGAGGAATTGCACCGGCAGCTCCAGGAAATCGACCAGGAAGAACGTCTGTCGGCGGTGCTCCTGGAACATGTGCGCGACCGGATCCGCAACTTCTACTCCCGGTTCACCACCAAGGCCGACCAGGAGGCCCTGCGCCGCGAGGTGATCGAGGAGCTGAAGAACAAGCGGCTCATCAAGGCCGACATCCCCGACCACCTGTTTCACGAAACCATCTTCACCATCAAGAAGGAGGCCATGTACCTCCACTCCCTGCTGCCCCAGATCATCGCCGAGCGCAATGTGGGGTTGCGGGAGGATTTCCTGGAAAACTCCGGCCTCGACCGTTTCTATGTGGAGGAGTTGGAGCGGGAATACTACGAGAAGAACGGCTTGAACCTGGAGGGGCTGTACCAGATCAGGAAGGGCCTCAGTTAGCGGGGGGCGTTCGCCTGCGCTTGAGGGCGGCCCCTCTTCGGGCCCGGCGATGGAGTTCGCCGCAACCGCTTGCCAAAGCTGATGACTCCTGCCTTCACCTGCGAGGCAGGAGTTTTTTATCTCCGGGGCGGACTTCGCCAGCCGGCAGAGGCACCACCCGGGGCACCCGGCGAAACAGGGGTGACATCGCCCGAAAGGCCGCTATACTTTCATGCACGGAGGAGGTTCCAGATGAAGACCGCTGCCGCCATAGCCATCTTCTGCGCCGGGGGGGGGCTTGCCCGCTACTATCTCTCGGGGTGGGTCTACAGCCAGCTCGGCCGGGTGTTCCCCTACGGCACCTTTGCCGTCAACATCATCGGCGCCTACCTCATCGGCCTGATCATGGAGATGGGTCTGCGCAGCACCGCCATCTCCGATACGCTGCGCCTGGGGCTGACCGTCGGCTTTCTCGGCGGGCTGACGACCTTCTCCACCTTCAGCTACGAAACCTTCAAGCTGCTGGAGGATGGCCAGTTCCTCATGGCCTTTGCCAACGTGCTGGCCAGCGTGGCGCTCTGCCTGCTCTTCACCTGGCTCGGCATCATTACCGTCCGGGCGGCACTTCAAGGAGGATTGTGATGACCAAATTGATCGGCGAGAATGTGCTGATGCGGATCTTCATCGGGGAGAGCGACCGCTGCGGCCGCAAGCCG is a window of Geobacter sp. FeAm09 DNA encoding:
- the crcB gene encoding fluoride efflux transporter CrcB is translated as MKTAAAIAIFCAGGGLARYYLSGWVYSQLGRVFPYGTFAVNIIGAYLIGLIMEMGLRSTAISDTLRLGLTVGFLGGLTTFSTFSYETFKLLEDGQFLMAFANVLASVALCLLFTWLGIITVRAALQGGL